From Coffea arabica cultivar ET-39 chromosome 2e, Coffea Arabica ET-39 HiFi, whole genome shotgun sequence, the proteins below share one genomic window:
- the LOC113731375 gene encoding pentatricopeptide repeat-containing protein At2g15820, chloroplastic, which produces MLLLSSPFSSSAQTPLPNFRTCPTQSSKFPTSLALPCYLYRRPSLRLRFITFPPLYSVSATTSVQQLDRSPEKSLPDDDNLEILKNGETEGFDFDGPFESTELRRFDSPTVQVKELDELPEQWRRSKLAWLCKELPAHNHGTLIRLLNSQRKWMRQDDATYVVVHCIRIRENETAFRVYKWMMQQHWFRFDFGLATKLADYMGKERKYLKCREIFDDILNQGRVPSESTYHILTVAYLSSSAEGCLEEACNIFTGMVQLGGYKPRLNLHNSLFRALASKPGGSCKHLLAQAEFIFHDLTTSGLEMHKDIYGSLIWLHSHQDAIDMERIASLRAEMQSKGFEESREVLVSVLRACSNEGDLEEAEKTWNKLLSFNKDPPPQAFVYLMEVYAKVGEPMKSLGVFRSMQELLGSASIMAYHKIVEVLSKARNTELVESLMVEFINSGLKPLRPSFIHLMVMYSNLGLHDKLESAFIQCLEKCQPNRTMYNIYLDSLVQVGSLERAEEIFSQMYGNATVGVNARSCNTMLKGYLSCGDYVKIEKMFDLMYRNNYVIEPALKKKLDYTLSLSREVVRTPPKLKLNDVQREILVGMLLGGLRMVSSQDNRKFAITFEFNEQSGIHSVLKRHIHDEYHEWLDCGNPVDGVDGTPFHFTTISHSCFTFYAKQFWPNSQPAIPKLIHRWLSPRVLAYWYMYGGHRTSGGDILLKLKGSQEGIARVLKALKTRSLENRVKRKGRVFLIGFQGSNASRFWNLVEPFILDDLKDVLQVGRVNPSETAENQNINFESGSDYDENASDYGDDDNL; this is translated from the exons ATGCTGCTTCTGAGCAGCCCCTTCTCCAGCTCAGCCCAAACTCCTCTTCCAAATTTCCGGACTTGCCCGACCCAATCCTCCAAATTTCCCACATCCCTCGCTCTCCCCTGCTATCTCTATCGCCGTCCCTCGCTCCGCCTCCGTTTCATCACATTTCCACCTCTCTATTCCGTCTCAGCTACTACTTCGGTTCAACAGTTGGACCGCTCGCCTGAAAAATCTCTACCCGATGATGACAATCTAGAGATACTGAAAAATGGGGAGACGGAAGGATTCGATTTTGATGGTCCGTTTGAGTCGACTGAGTTGAGGCGATTCGACTCGCCAACCGTTCAAGTTAAAGAACTTGATGAGCTTCCGGAACAGTGGCGCCGGTCAAAATTGGCTTGGCTTTGTAAGGAGTTGCCGGCGCATAATCACGGGACGCTGATCCGGCTCCTGAATTCCCAGAGAAAATGGATGAGGCAAGATGATGCTACTTATGTAGTAGTTCATTGTATCCGCATTCGCGAAAATGAGACCGCTTTTAGG GTTTACAAATGGATGATGCAGCAACACTGGTTCCGTTTTGATTTTGGTCTTGCAACCAAGTTAGCTGACTACATGGGTAAGGAGCGAAAGTACTTGAAATGTAGGGAGATTTTTGATGATATACTTAACCAAGGACGAGTTCCTAGCGAATCCACGTATCATATACTGACCGTTGCCTATCTTAGTTCTTCTGCTGAAGGTTGCCTAGAGGAAGCATGCAACATATTTACAGGTATGGTTCAGTTGGGAGGTTATAAGCCTCGACTCAACTTACACAATTCCTTGTTCAGAGCTCTTGCGAGCAAACCAGGAGGCTCTTGTAAGCACCTACTTGCCCAGGCAGAGTTTATATTTCACGACTTGACAACTTCTGGACTTGAAATGCACAAGGACATCTACGGCAGCCTTATATGGCTCCACAGCCATCAGGATGCCATAGATATGGAAAGGATTGCATCATTGCGAGCTGAAATGCAATCAAAGGGATTTGAAGAGAGCAGAGAGGTGCTGGTGTCAGTCTTACGAGCTTGCTCTAATGAAGGAGATTTAGAGGAAGCAGAAAAAACTTGGAATAAGCTTCTGTCCTTCAATAAGGATCCTCCACCACAAGCATTTGTGTACCTTATGGAAGTTTATGCAAAGGTTGGCGAACCCATGAAATCTTTGGGAGTGTTCAGGAGTATGCAGGAGCTTTTGGGTTCCGCAAGTATTATGGCATATCACAAAATTGTAGAGGTGTTGTCTAAAGCTCGAAATACAGAACTGGTTGAGTCTCTTATGGTAGAGTTCATAAATAGTGGCTTGAAACCCCTCAGACCATCTTTTATCCATTTGATGGTTATGTATTCCAACTTAGGCTTGCATGATAAGTTGGAGTCGGCTTTCATCCAGTGCCTTGAGAAATGTCAGCCGAACAGAACCATGTACAACATTTACTTAGATTCACTTGTACAAGTTGGCAGTCTGGAGAGGGCGGAAGAGATCTTCAGCCAAATGTATGGTAACGCCACAGTTGGTGTTAATGCTAGGTCATGTAACACAATGTTGAAGGGCTATCTCTCCTGTGGAGATTATGTGAAGATAGAAAAGATGTTCGATTTAATGTACCGCAACAATTACGTAATCGAGCCTGCTTTAAAAAAGAAGCTTGATTATACTCTTAGCTTGAGTAGAGAAGTTGTCAGAACACCCCCAAAGTTGAAGCTTAATGATGTCCAGCGAGAGATTTTAGTCGGGATGCTCTTGGGTGGTTTAAGAATGGTATCAAGTCAAGATAATAGGAAATTTGCCATTACTTTTGAGTTTAATGAACAGTCGGGTATTCATTCTGTTTTGAAGAGACATATACATGACGAGTACCATGAATGGTTGGACTGCGGAAATCCAGTAGATGGGGTTGATGGTACTCCATTTCACTTTACTACCATCTCACATTCTTGTTTTACTTTTTATGCCAAGCAGTTCTGGCCTAACAGTCAGCCTGCGATTCCGAAGCTAATTCATCGGTGGTTGTCACCCCGAGTCCTTGCATACTGGTATATGTATGGTGGCCATAGGACGTCGGGAGGGGACATTCTGTTGAAGCTAAAGGGAAGTCAAGAAGGCATTGCGAGGGTTCTGAAAGCATTGAAGACGAGATCTTTGGAAAACAGGGTAAAAAGGAAGGGAAGGGTGTTTTTGATAGGTTTTCAAGGGAGCAATGCTTCGAGGTTTTGGAACCTAGTAGAACCCTTCATTCTTGATGATTTGAAAGATGTTCTGCAAGTAGGTAGAGTAAACCCCTCTGAAACAGCAGAAAACCAAAACATTAACTTTGAGAGCGGCTCTGATTATGATGAAAATGCTTCTGATTACGGTGACGATGACAACTTATAG
- the LOC113731378 gene encoding transcription factor HHO6 has translation MGSIPPELSLDFRPPSTRTVTTTTVTAAASEEQSCCYVPKTIDELVGQVSMIGNVAEKLLKLDDYVTKLEDEMKKIDAFKRELPLCMLLLNDAIRTLKEESTKYKAMDAGPVLEEFIPLKKNCDEDEKSEMVVETSKKDKDSREKMSWMSSVQLWNSDNPASKSDFDINEAQSRPETKKRVVEAEIQEDLFESCKNGSVARAFVPFQGCSSLPVMITRKENEYELPGVVPGLSLQTPGTKKLKEDIGSGGLNSRVGGSRAVSCSVSSVQSNVRAAVSQQQQQTSRKQRRCWSPELHRRFVDALQKLGGCQAATPKQIRELMQVDGLTNDEVKSHLQKYRLHTRRLPTTTGTSTNQPVVVLGALWLPQDQHGESSKQSNSHSGSPQGPLQLGGASRGTSMTGGDSMEDEEDDKSESHSWKSHIRTSQRTNV, from the exons ATGGGTTCAATTCCGCCTGAACTGAGCTTGGATTTTCGGCCACCTTCAACGAGAACAGTAACAACCACCACCGTTACAGCTGCTGCATCAGAAGAACAGAGTTGTTGTTATGTCCCCAAGACGATCGACGAGCTGGTTGGACAAGTGTCAATGATCGGTAACGTAGCGGAGAAGCTGTTAAAGCTTGATGATTATGTGACGAAacttgaagatgaaatgaagaagatcGATGCTTTCAAACGTGAACTCCCTCTTTGTATGCTCCTCCTCAACGATG CAATTAGGACTTTGAAAGAGGAATCGACGAAGTATAAGGCAATGGATGCTGGACCAGTGTTGGAAGAGTTCATTCCTCTCAAGAAAAATTGTGATGAAGATGAGAAATCGGAAATGGTTGTTGAGACCAGCAAAAAAGATAAGGACTCCAGAGAGAAGATGAGTTGGATGAGTTCTGTGCAGCTCTGGAATAGTGATAACCCTGCCTCCAAAAGTGATTTTGACATTAACGAGGCACAATCTAGACCAGAAACCAAAAAG AGAGTCGTGGAAGCAGAAATCCAGGAGGATTTGTTCGAGTCTTGTAAAAATGGGAGCGTAGCAAGGGCATTTGTGCCTTTCCAGGGGTGTTCTAGTCTACCTGTGATGATAACAAGGAAGGAAAATGAGTATGAATTACCAGGGGTAGTACCTGGGCTTTCGCTTCAAACTCCTGGGACTAAGAAACTAAAGGAGGACATTGGCTCTGGCGGGTTAAATTCGAGAGTTGGTGGCAGCAGAGCTGTTTCTTGTTCTGTATCCAGCGTTCAGTCAAATGTAAGGGCGGCTGTGTCTCAGCAACAGCAGCAAACTTCTAGAAAGCAAAGAAGGTGTTGGTCACCAGAGTTGCATCGTAGGTTTGTCGATGCCCTGCAAAAGCTTGGAGGTTGTCAAG CTGCTACGCCTAAGCAGATTAGAGAGCTTATGCAAGTCGATGGTCTCACAAATGATGAAGTTAAGAGTCATTTGCAA AAATATCGACTTCACACTCGAAGACTTCCGACCACTACAGGCACGTCTACAAATCAACCTGTTGTTGTATTAGGAGCTTTATGGCTGCCCCAAGACCAGCATGGTGAATCATCAAAGCAGAGCAACTCACATTCTGGTTCTCCTCAGGGGCCTCTGCAGTTAGGTGGTGCCTCTAGAGGCACATCAATGACGGGGGGAGACAgcatggaggatgaagaagatgataaaTCAGAGAGCCACAGTTGGAAAAGTCACATTCGAACATCGCAAAGAACTAATGTATAG
- the LOC113731376 gene encoding uncharacterized protein, whose protein sequence is MVHTIYKAEFVKMVSESELVNRLREILRTSDLDIATAGSVRRQLEEEFGVSLHDRKTFISEQIDLFLSELRNDDAQQQHREETQGDSSDDEEISEVKVEDVKQVDENEDSGSHTQEVAIGKDEGSDGVRSKQKSRSHKKDKNEKKKGSGFGKTWAISPQLQEIVGVPEMARTEVVKRMWTYIRENNLQNPKDKRKIICDENLRGIFQVKSINMFQMNKALSKHMWPIDSEDEPQKHNTQQHQEDQEEAEEEDSNGEEMKQEFENLKQELNEGSVHQEVDVENEEESHGVRSKKRSRSYKMDNNDKKKRSGFNKPWAISPQLQKIVGVQQMARTEVVKKMWVYIREKNLQNPKDKRKIICDQTLHGIFQVKNINMFQMNKALSKHMWPIDAEDDHQEAEEDGNGEETEEQSEDVKQEENEYSGSNEVDIGGGGEEEEEEEESDGIRNKQKSRSQRMDAIQNKKGSGFSKPCAISPQLQELVGVPEMARTEVVKKMWAYIREKNLQNPKDKRKIICDEALRAIFRVNTINMFQMNKVLSKHIWPIDIEYATPIKSSQKKRQREKDRQ, encoded by the exons ATGGTCCACACAATATACAAAGCGG AGTTTGTGAAAATGGTTTCGGAGTCGGAGCTAGTAAATCGGCTCAGGGAAATCCTTCGAACCTCCGACCTGGACATTGCCACCGCTGGCTCCGTTCGCCGCCAACTCGAGGAGGAATTCGGGGTTAGTCTGCATGACAGGAAAACCTTCATAAGCGAGCAAATTGACTTGTTCCTCTCAGAACTTAGAAACGATGACGCCCAACAACAACATCGAGAAGAAACCCAGGGAGATAGCAGTGATGATGAGGAGATAAGTGAAGTAAAGGTTGAGGATGTGAAGCAAGTTGATGAGAATGAGGATAGTGGGTCCCACACCCAGGAAGTGGCAATTGGAAAAGATGAAGGAAGTGATGGAGTAAGAAGCAAGCAAAAAAG TAGGTCTCACAAGaaggataaaaatgaaaagaaaaagggaagtgGCTTTGGCAAAACATGGGCAATATCTCCTCAACTTCAGGAAATTGTTGGAGTGCCAGAAATGGCTAGAACTGAG GTGGTAAAAAGGATGTGGACATACATCAGGGAGAATAATTTGCAAAATCCAAAGGATAAGCGAAAGATAATATGTGATGAAAACTTGCGTGGAATTTTTCAAGTAAAGAGTATTAACATGTTTCAGATGAATAAAGCTCTGTCCAAGCACATGTGGCCCATTGATTCAGAAGATG AACCCCAGAAGCACAACACACAACAGCATCAAGAAGATCAAGAAGAAGCGGAAGAAGAAGATAGTAATGGTGAAGAGatgaaacaagaatttgagaaTCTGAAGCAAGAACTGAATGAGGGTAGTGTTCACCAGGAAGTGGACGttgaaaatgaggaagaaagtcaTGGAGTGAGAAGCAAGAAGAGAAG TAGGTCTTACAAGATGGATAACAATGATAAGAAAAAGAGAAGCGGCTTTAACAAACCATGGGCAATTTCTCCTCAACTTCAGAAAATTGTTGGAGTGCAGCAGATGGCTAGAACTGAG GTTGTCAAAAAGATGTGGGTGTACATTCGCGAGAAGAATTTGCAAAATCCGAAGGATAAGCGAAAGATAATATGTGATCAAACCTTGCATGGAATTTTTCAGGTCAAGAATATTAACATGTTTCAGATGAATAAAGCACTGTCAAAGCACATGTGGCCCATTGATGCAGAAGATG ATCACCAAGAAGCTGAAGAAGACGGTAATGGTGAAGAGACAGAAGAACAATCAGAGGATGTGAAGCAAGAAGAGAACGAGTACAGTGGGTCCAATGAAGTGGAcataggaggaggaggagaagaagaagaagaagaagaagaaagtgatGGAATAAGAAATAAGCAAAAAAG TAGGTCTCAAAGGATGGATgcaattcaaaataaaaaaggaagtgGCTTTAGCAAACCATGTGCCATATCTCCCCAACTTCAGGAACTTGTTGGAGTGCCTGAGATGGCTAGAACCGAG GTTGTCAAAAAAATGTGGGCTTACATCCGGGAGAAGAATTTGCAAAATCCAAAGGATAAGCGGAAAATTATATGTGATGAAGCCTTGCGTGCCATTTTTCGAGTCAATACTATCAACATGTTTCAAATGAATAAAGTACTCTCCAAGCACATATGGCCCATTGATATAGAATATG CAACTCCTATCAAATCTTCACAGAAGAAAAGGCAGCGGGAAAAGGACCGGCAATAA